A single region of the Brachypodium distachyon strain Bd21 chromosome 3, Brachypodium_distachyon_v3.0, whole genome shotgun sequence genome encodes:
- the LOC100833186 gene encoding heterogeneous nuclear ribonucleoprotein 1, whose amino-acid sequence MAAKMKEHDGASPAKIFIGGLSKETSLGTFKEYFGKYGEIIDAVIMKDRYTQKPRGFGFITFSDPAIVDRVIEDNHVIDGKQVEIKRTIPKGAAPLKDFKTKKIFVGGLVSTLKDDEFKDFFSKFGKVVEHEIIRDHSTNKSRGFGFIVFDAEKTVDELLAKKGNMIDLDGTQVEIKKAEPKKPSNPPHSFDNKPRSRPHADGYDGFNSSYSYGGSLAPYRSPGSFGARPSSYATAFHPGDYGGSYGGYGGALGGYRGESSLYSSRFGSGYAGSYGGGSYGGGLGGAYGRDDVGYGASSYGPSYDPSSGASASAGAGFGMGGLYGTRGGYGSSTGGGATGRYHPYGR is encoded by the exons ATGGCCGCCAAGATGAAGGAGCACGACGGTGCCAGCCCCGC CAAAATCTTCATCGGCGGGCTCTCCAAGGAGACAAGCTTGG GTACATTCAAAGAATACTTTGGGAAGTATGGGGAGATCATCGATGCTGTCATAATGAAGGACCGCTATACCCAAAAGCCCAGGGGCTTTGGATTTATTACCTTCTCAGATCCTGCAATTGTTGACAGAGTGATTGAAGATAACCATGTTATTGATGGAAAGCAG gTTGAAATTAAGAGGACTATCCCGAAAGGTGCTGCCCCCCTTAAAGATTTCAAGACAAAGAAGATTTTTGTTGGTGGATTGGTTTCTACTCTGAAAGATG ATGAATTCAAGGACTTCTTTTCAAAGTTTGGAAAGGTGGTGGAGCATGAAATCATCCGTGACCATTCCACCAACAAGTCACGAGGATTTGGATTCATAGTTTTTGATGCAGAAAAAACTGTAGATGAATTGTTAGCTAAGAAAGGCAATATGATTGATCTAGATGGTACTCAG GTGGAGATCAAGAAGGCAGAACCAAAGAAACCCTCTAATCCACCTCATTCATTTGATAACAAACCTAGGAGCCGTCCTCATGCAGATGGTTATGATGGATTTAACAGCTCTTACAGTTACGGTGGTAGTCTTGCGCCCTATAGATCACCTGGAAGTTTTGGCGCTAGGCCTAGCAGTTACGCTACTGCTTTTCATCCTGGTGACTATGGTGGCAGCTATGGTGGTTATGGTGGAGCATTAGGAGGTTATCGTGGTGAATCGTCGCTCTACTCTAGTCGCTTTGGTAGTGGTTATGCAGGAAGTTATGGTGGTGGCAGTTATGGTGGCGGTTTAGGCGGTGCATACGGGCGTGATGATGTGGGTTATGGTGCTTCTAGCTATGGGCCTAGTTATGACCCTTCTTCAGGTGCCAGTGCCAGTGCTGGTGCTGGGTTTGGTATGGGTGGACTGTATGGTACTAGGGGAGGCTATGGTAGCAGCACTGGTGGTGGTGCTACTGGTCGTTACCACCCATATGGAAGGTAG
- the LOC100834118 gene encoding uncharacterized protein LOC100834118, translating to MASLTLRPIIPSTASTPTTPNRASPRSGSAILRRRGTRRQPSVTCKAEPSGGNSTLELAAGAAGLASSATVAWSLYTLKATGCGLPPGPGGALGAAEGVSYLVVAALVGWSVTTKARTGSGLPAGPYGLLGAAEGVAYLTVAAIAVVFGLQFYQQGSLPGPLPSDQCFG from the coding sequence ATGGCGTCGTTAACCCTCCGCCCCATCATACCATCAACAGCATCCACGCCCACAACTCCCAATCGTGCTTCTCCCCGCAGCGGCTCGGCCAtcctccggcgacgcgggACCCGCCGCCAGCCATCTGTCACGTGCAAGGCGGAGCCGAGCGGCGGCAACAGCACCCTCGAgctggcggcgggggcggccgggctggcGTCGAGCGCGACCGTGGCGTGGTCGCTCTACACGCTCAAGGCGACGGGCTGCGGCTTGCCCCCCGGACCCGGCGGCGCgctcggcgcggcggagggcgtCAGCTACCtcgtggtggcggcgctggtCGGGTGGTCCGTCACCACCAAGGCGCGCACCGGGTCGGGACTCCCCGCTGGCCCCTACGGcctcctcggcgccgccgagggCGTCGCGTACctcaccgtcgccgccatTGCCGTCGTCTTCGGGCTGCAGTTCTACCAGCAGGGGTCGCTCCCGGGTCCGTTGCCGTCGGACCAGTGCTTTGGCTGA
- the LOC100834724 gene encoding uncharacterized protein LOC100834724, with the protein MMWGIAAAVASAAAVAVASGAELLACDCAPTAPVVVGRCDGFFFRQQHQQGSSSSAGESGRDGKFAPRFDGLRFIETLVTAHR; encoded by the exons ATGATGTGGgggatcgccgccgccgtagcgtccgccgccgccgtcgccgtggccTCCGGCGCCGAGCTCCTCGCGTGCGACTGCGCCCCGACGGCGCCGGTCGTCGTCGGCAGATGCGacggcttcttcttcaggcAGCAGCACCAACAG GGATCCTCTTCGTCGGCGGGGGAGAGCGGCCGCGACGGCAAGTTCGCGCCCCGATTCGACGGCCTGCGGTTCATCGAGACGCTCGTCACCGCCCACCGCTGA
- the LOC100831442 gene encoding uncharacterized protein LOC100831442 isoform X2, translating into MNSECEHQEGIQITPIGLTMATHIAQPVLPLRAGAESRQRQATCRPIYRVRVQIIRIQFELLCCQLVASRSNICLQYLLEPRSVLEMMQSRDALQDVTGHQTLRQNHGNTEQVIQISLAVRRNVEAVSGMQMRELMGRIQKIEAEMEERLQSILKEDKLHAQLSAALQELSELIVDAAKRFEGNELDDELNKLQGQSDVIRRVFENSRDKFTKIVEQMKTMKMSLVAMMKQVDKLHEEAQKAEMRAHGLATMVPGMAQAQVAQPGMDPYGRTYNNLPASYQQTQASQSGVAQNPAVSAVVCPYAYPYGYFPPAAYQQATQGWSYAYPVPYAYANPMASHQAVQASGYAYPGSGPVQNATPYYPGYLAGYDQNALHYPSYVAPRHPYPMTVNGTPTTDATNMEGNAGFPAGQVQTSGRAGTGIGHAPIPPSESSNKRQRGSSDVM; encoded by the exons ATGAATTCTGAATGCGAGCACCAGGAAGGGATTCAGATCACACCTATCGGCCTGACAATGGCAACACATATAGCCCAACCTGTCTTGCCACTGAGGGCGGGGGCAGAAAGCAGGCAGCGGCAGGCAACCTGCCGACCAATTTATAGGGTACGGGTTCAG ATCATTCGCATCCAATTCGAGCTCCTTTGTTGCCAGCTGGTGGCAAGTCGATCCAATATTTGTCTCCAATATTTGTTGGAGCCTCGATCTGTACTTGAGATGATGCAATCCAGGGATGCACTGCAGGACGTTACAGGCCATCAGACATTGAGGCAGAATCATGGTAATACTGAGCAAGTGATACAAATTTCTCTAGCCGTGCGACGTAATGTTGAAGCTGTATCTGGTATGCAAATGAGGGAGCTGATGGGGAGGATCCAAAAAATAGAGGCTGAAATGGAGGAACGGCTGCAAAGTATTCTCAAGGAAGATAAACTCCACGCTCAATTAAGTGCTGCATTGCAAGAGCTGAGTGAACTAATAGTGGACGCAGCCAAAAGGTTTGAAGGCAATGAATTAGATGATGAGCTAAATAAGTTGCAGGGACAATCTGATGTCATACG acGTGTCTTTGAGAACAGTCGAGACAAATTCACCAAGATAGTTGAGCAGATGAAAACAATGAAAATGAGCCTTGTAGCCATGATGAAACAGGTTGACAAGTTACATGAGGAGGCACAAAAAGCTGAAATGAGAGCGCACG GATTGGCAACAATGGTGCCTGGGATGGCACAAGCTCAAGTGGCACAACCAGGCATGGACCCTTACGGAAGGACATACAATAATCTCCCCGCTTCATATCAGCAAACTCAAGCAAGTCAATCTGGGGTGGCACAAAATCCGGCTGTATCTGCTGTAGTTTGCCCTTATGCATACCCATATGGTTATTTCCCTCCAGCCGCATATCAGCAAGCAACTCAAGGTTGGTCTTACGCTTATCCTGTGCCTTATGCATACGCCAATCCCATGGCGTCCCATCAGGCTGTGCAGGCTAGTGGATATGCTTACCCAGGTTCTGGTCCTGTTCAGAATGCCACCCCCTACTATCCTGGTTACCTTgcaggatatgatcaaaatgcCCTGCACTATCCTTCTTATGTTGCACCTCGGCATCCATATCCAATGACAGTGAACGGTACACCTACAACTGATGCTACCAACATGGAAGGTAATGCTGGATTTCCTGCCGGGCAGGTTCAAACAAGCGGCAGAGCTGGTACCGGCATTGGACATGCACCAATTCCTCCTTCCGAAAGTTCAAATAAGCGGCAGAGAGGCAGCTCAGATGTGATGTGA
- the LOC100830119 gene encoding oligopeptide transporter 1 has protein sequence MNTRAIHTFWGLIYDVFLQMYNRCADDAEEEVNDHPIEEVRNTVPVTDDPSEPCLTFRTWVLGLSSCILLAFVNEFFMYRSNQLSIGTVVVQIVTLPIGRFMASTLPSRPLRVPGPGRSFSLNPAPFSLKEHCLITIFAGAGASGVYAMNIIAIVKVFYKRQINPYAAMLLAQTTQLLGYGWAGLFRTYLVDSAYMWWPLNLVQVTLFRAMHEEEKRPKGQLTRLQFFIIVMVCSFAYYLVPSYLFPVASTLSVLCWFYKDSVTAQQIGSGLKGLGVGSVGLDWNTVAGFIGNPLASPAFAIFNVMVGFALTTYVAVPLLYWTNAYNAKRFPIISSHVFDASGKRYDTNRILDPETFTLNLPEYNSYSRINLSVLFAINYGFGFAGLMSTLSHVALYHGKSIFDLWRKAASEKGQEQDVHTRIMKRNYEAVPQWWFHLMLVLVVALSLFTCEGFGRQLQLPYWGLLLACAIAFTFTLPIGIITATTNMQPGLNIITELIIGYLYPGKPLANVVFKTYGYISMGQALTFVSDFKLGHYMKIPPRSMFFAQLAGTVTASTVHFATAWWLLTTVNNICNVESLPEGSPWTCPGDDVFYNASIIWGVVGPLRMFGRLGNYWQMNYFFLVGLLAPVPFWILSRRYPRHAFLKNINIPLIFAGAGGLLPARSVNFVMWGLVGILFNHFIYRRYKAWWMRHNYVLAAGLDSGVAFMGVLTFVSLGYFDIYGIRWWGGVADDHCPLASCPTAPGVIAKGCPVLQ, from the exons ATGAATACACGAGCTATACATACATTTTGGGGGTTgatatatgatgttttcctaCAAATGTATAACCGATGTGCAGACGATGCAGAAGAAGAGGTGAACGACCACCCGATCGAGGAGGTCCGGAACACGGTGCCGGTGACGGACGACCCGTCGGAGCCATGCCTGACCTTCAGGACGTGGGTGCTGGGCCTGTCGTCGTGCATCCTGCTGGCCTTCGTCAACGAGTTCTTCATGTACCGGTCCAACCAGCTGAGCATCGGCACCGTGGTGGTGCAGATTGTGACGCTGCCCATCGGCCGCTTCATGGCGTCGACGCTGCCGTCGAGGCCCCTCCGCGTCCCGGGCCCCGGCCGGTCCTTCTCCCTCAACCCGGCGCCGTTCAGCCTCAAGGAGCACTGCCTCATCACCAtcttcgccggcgccggcgccagcggCGTGTATGCGATGAACATCATTGCCATCGTCAAGGTGTTTTACAAGCGGCAGATCAACCCCTACGCGGCCATGCTGCTTGCACAGACCACCCAG TTGCTTGGGTACGGATGGGCTGGGCTGTTTAGGACGTACCTGGTTGATTCGGCCTACATGTGGTGGCCGTTAAATCTCGTCCAGGTTACCCTCTTCAG GGCGATgcacgaggaggagaagaggccCAAGGGGCAGCTGACACGGCTGCAATTCTTCATCATCGTCATGGTCTGCAGCTTCGCCTACTACCTGGTCCCGAGCTACCTGTTCCCGGTGGCCAGCACCCTCTCGGTCCTCTGCTGGTTCTACAAGGACTCTGTCACGGCGCAGCAGATCGGGTCCGGGCTCAAGGGGCTGGGCGTGGGCTCCGTGGGGCTGGACTGGAACACGGTGGCCGGGTTCATCGGCAACCCGCTGGCGTCGCCGGCATTCGCCATCTTCAACGTCATGGTCGGGTTCGCGCTCACCACCTACGTGGCCGTGCCGCTGCTCTACTGGACCAACGCCTACAACGCCAAGCGCTTCCCCATCATCTCCTCCCACGTCTTCGACGCCTCCGGGAAGCGCTACGACACGAACCGCATCCTCGACCCGGAGACATTCACGCTCAACCTGCCGGAGTACAACTCCTACAGCCGCATCAACCTCAGCGTGCTCTTCGCCATCAACTACGGCTTCGGCTTCGCCGGGCTCATGTCCACGCTCTCCCACGTCGCGCTCTACCACGGCAA GAGTATTTTTGATCTGTggaggaaggcggcgtcggagaAGGGACAGGAGCAGGACGTGCACACGAGGATCATGAAGAGGAACTACGAGGCCGTGCCGCAGTGGTGGTTCCACCTGATGCTGGTCCTGGTGGTGGCGCTCTCGCTCTTCACCTGCGAGGGCTTCGGCCGCCAGCTGCAACTTCCCTACTGGGGGCTCCTGCTCGCCTGCGCCATCGCCTTCACCTTCACGCTGCCCATCGGCAtcatcaccgccaccaccaacaTG CAACCAGGACTGAATATCATCACGGAGCTCATCATCGGGTACTTGTACCCAGGGAAGCCGCTGGCCAACGTGGTGTTCAAGACCTACGGGTACATAAGCATGGGGCAGGCGCTGACGTTCGTGTCGGATTTCAAGCTCGGGCACTACATGAAGATTCCCCCTCGGTCCATGTTCTTCGCGCAGCTGGCGGGGACGGTGACGGCGTCGACGGTGCACTTTGCGACGGCGTGGTGGCTGCTGACGACGGTGAACAACATCTGCAACGTGGAGAGCCTGCCGGAGGGCAGCCCGTGGACGTGCCCGGGGGACGACGTCTTCTACAACGCCTCCATCATCTGGGGCGTCGTCGGCCCGCTGCGCATGTTCGGCCGCCTCGGCAACTACTGGCAGATGAACTACTTCTTCCTTGTCGGCCTCCTCGCGCCAGTGCCCTTCTGGATCCTCTCCCGCCGGTACCCCCGCCACGCGTTCCTCAAGAACATCAACATACCACTCATCTTCGCCGGGGCTGGCGGGCTGCTCCCGGCGCGGTCCGTCAACTTCGTCATGTGGGGGCTCGTGGGAATCTTGTTCAACCACTTCATATACCGGCGCTACAAGGCGTGGTGGATGCGGCACAACTACGTGCTCGCCGCGGGGCTCGACTCTGGCGTCGCATTCATGGGGGTGCTCACTTTCGTGTCGCTAGGATACTTCGATATCTACGGGATACGGTGGTGGGGCGGCGTCGCCGACGACCACTGCCCCTTGGCGTCCTGCCCGACGGCGCCAGGGGTGATCGCCAAGGGTTGCCCGGTCCTTCAGTGA
- the LOC100831442 gene encoding uncharacterized protein LOC100831442 isoform X1 → MNSECEHQEGIQITPIGLTMATHIAQPVLPLRAGAESRQRQATCRPIYRVRVQVAAVSPDPRPQGRSSIIPKGADPRPTIPFLDPNEPGSRRSCLLRGCPIIRIQFELLCCQLVASRSNICLQYLLEPRSVLEMMQSRDALQDVTGHQTLRQNHGNTEQVIQISLAVRRNVEAVSGMQMRELMGRIQKIEAEMEERLQSILKEDKLHAQLSAALQELSELIVDAAKRFEGNELDDELNKLQGQSDVIRRVFENSRDKFTKIVEQMKTMKMSLVAMMKQVDKLHEEAQKAEMRAHGLATMVPGMAQAQVAQPGMDPYGRTYNNLPASYQQTQASQSGVAQNPAVSAVVCPYAYPYGYFPPAAYQQATQGWSYAYPVPYAYANPMASHQAVQASGYAYPGSGPVQNATPYYPGYLAGYDQNALHYPSYVAPRHPYPMTVNGTPTTDATNMEGNAGFPAGQVQTSGRAGTGIGHAPIPPSESSNKRQRGSSDVM, encoded by the exons ATGAATTCTGAATGCGAGCACCAGGAAGGGATTCAGATCACACCTATCGGCCTGACAATGGCAACACATATAGCCCAACCTGTCTTGCCACTGAGGGCGGGGGCAGAAAGCAGGCAGCGGCAGGCAACCTGCCGACCAATTTATAGGGTACGGGTTCAG GTTGCCGCCGTGTCCCCGGACCCGCGTCCCCAAGGTAGATCCTCAATTATCCCCAAAGGTGCCGACCCGCGTCCCACGATCCCGTTCCTCGACCCGAACGAACCGGGTTCTCGCCGATCTTGCCTCCTTAGGGGTTGTCCG ATCATTCGCATCCAATTCGAGCTCCTTTGTTGCCAGCTGGTGGCAAGTCGATCCAATATTTGTCTCCAATATTTGTTGGAGCCTCGATCTGTACTTGAGATGATGCAATCCAGGGATGCACTGCAGGACGTTACAGGCCATCAGACATTGAGGCAGAATCATGGTAATACTGAGCAAGTGATACAAATTTCTCTAGCCGTGCGACGTAATGTTGAAGCTGTATCTGGTATGCAAATGAGGGAGCTGATGGGGAGGATCCAAAAAATAGAGGCTGAAATGGAGGAACGGCTGCAAAGTATTCTCAAGGAAGATAAACTCCACGCTCAATTAAGTGCTGCATTGCAAGAGCTGAGTGAACTAATAGTGGACGCAGCCAAAAGGTTTGAAGGCAATGAATTAGATGATGAGCTAAATAAGTTGCAGGGACAATCTGATGTCATACG acGTGTCTTTGAGAACAGTCGAGACAAATTCACCAAGATAGTTGAGCAGATGAAAACAATGAAAATGAGCCTTGTAGCCATGATGAAACAGGTTGACAAGTTACATGAGGAGGCACAAAAAGCTGAAATGAGAGCGCACG GATTGGCAACAATGGTGCCTGGGATGGCACAAGCTCAAGTGGCACAACCAGGCATGGACCCTTACGGAAGGACATACAATAATCTCCCCGCTTCATATCAGCAAACTCAAGCAAGTCAATCTGGGGTGGCACAAAATCCGGCTGTATCTGCTGTAGTTTGCCCTTATGCATACCCATATGGTTATTTCCCTCCAGCCGCATATCAGCAAGCAACTCAAGGTTGGTCTTACGCTTATCCTGTGCCTTATGCATACGCCAATCCCATGGCGTCCCATCAGGCTGTGCAGGCTAGTGGATATGCTTACCCAGGTTCTGGTCCTGTTCAGAATGCCACCCCCTACTATCCTGGTTACCTTgcaggatatgatcaaaatgcCCTGCACTATCCTTCTTATGTTGCACCTCGGCATCCATATCCAATGACAGTGAACGGTACACCTACAACTGATGCTACCAACATGGAAGGTAATGCTGGATTTCCTGCCGGGCAGGTTCAAACAAGCGGCAGAGCTGGTACCGGCATTGGACATGCACCAATTCCTCCTTCCGAAAGTTCAAATAAGCGGCAGAGAGGCAGCTCAGATGTGATGTGA
- the LOC100834418 gene encoding uncharacterized protein LOC100834418, translating into MAEKQSRIAALETECSTLKQTLELLHQEITSTSTKLSENRLFYSKTTEVLTSKLRERQEWLDSFKKKMVAIPLVGVSESIQNCVEGKRCEMLNSEGCIDKETDMGSKQGELRIQLESAQLKTEDIKAKRSQILLEISKSKQILEQEKNIIASFPAALQEMNMKSLEEEYKALQGDKAGEVEFFQTLEERTNEMKGVSDPIKCNCGLEYKVELSGETMSIS; encoded by the exons ATGGCGGAGAAGCAGAGTAGGATCGCCGCACTGGAGACTGAGTGCTCAACGCTGAAGCAG ACATTAGAGCTCCTCCATCAGGAAATCACAAGCACATCCACAAAACTCAGTGAGAACAG GTTGTTCTACTCGAAGACAACGGAAGTGTTAACTTCCAAACTACGAGAGCGTCAg GAATGGCTTGATTCatttaagaagaaaatggtTGCAATACCACTT GTTGGGGTATCTGAGAGCATACAGAACTGCGTCGAAG GGAAGAGGTGTGAAATGCTTAACTCAGAAGGGTGCATAGATAAG GAAACTGACATGGGAAGCAAGCAAGGGGAACTCAGGATTCAATTGGAGTCAGCTCAACTCAAGACAGAGGATATCAAAGCAAAACGATCACAGATTCTTTTAGAAATAAGCAAA AGCAAGCAGATCCTTGAGCAAGAGAAAAACATAATCGCTAGCTTTCCT GCTGCACTACAGGAGATGAATATGAAGTCCTTGGAGGAGGAATACAAAGCTCTACAGGGTGATAAAGCTGGAGAAGTTGAGTTCTTCCAGACTCTTGAAGAACGAACCAATGAAATGAAG GGGGTTTCGGATCCTATTAAATGCAATTGTGGACTGGAGTACAAGGTAGAACTAAGCGGGGAAACTATGAGTATAAGCTAA
- the LOC100831136 gene encoding uncharacterized protein LOC100831136 yields the protein MDSPSDDELEQWLEEEEEIAAADYDMYISIALLAEAEEEEKRNKKKRRGAIPGRTVVPRDRFGSNLRIVAQYFANPPVYNDKFFRRRFRMSKNLFLRIVDEVESHDDYFRQRANAVGLLGATLVQKIVGVFCMLAYGVPADNVDDVVSLAESTMNEAFKHFVRAVVEKFGEQYLRAPTVDDTKRLFVMNKARGFPGNKKKHFAKVQEAVRKDVERAFGVLHIRFAMVRGPARWWDPDTLWYIMTACVILHNMIIDDERGE from the exons ATGGACAGCCCTAGTGATGATGAACTTGAGCAATGgttggaggaagaggaggagattgctgctgctgattaTGATATGTACATCTCCATTGCTCTTCTTGCCGAAgccgaggaagaggaaaagaggaacaagaagaagcgGCGTGGAGCAATACCGGGGCGTACAGTGGTTCCAAGGGACAGGTTTGGTTCCAACTTGCGCATTGTGGCCCAGTATTTTGCAAATCCTCCAGTGTACAATGACAAGTTCTTTAGGAGGAGGTTTAGAATGTCCAAGAATCTTTTCTTGCGCATTGTGGATGAGGTTGAGAGCCATGATGATTACTTCAGGCAGAGGGCAAACGCAGTAGGTCTTCTTGGGGCGACTCTAGTTCAGAAGATTGTTGGTGTGTTTTGCATGCTTGCATATGGTGTTCCAGCTGATAATGTTGATGATGTTGTGAGCCTTGCCGAGAGCACTATGAATGAAGCATTCAAGCACTTTGTGAGGGCTGTGGTTGAGAAATTTGGAGAGCAATACTTGAGGGCACCTACGGTGGATGACACAAAACGTTTATTTGTTATGAACAAGGCTAGAGGATTTCCAG GTAATAAGAAGAAGCATTTTGCAAAGGTGCAAGAAGCTGTGAGGAAGGATGTGGAGAGAGCATTTGGTGTTCTACATATTCGTTTTGCAATGGTGAGGGGTCCTGCAAGATGGTGGGACCCGGATACTCTTTGGTACATCATGACCGCTTGCGTCATTCTGCATAACATGATCATTGACGATGAGCGAGGTGAGTAG
- the LOC100831442 gene encoding uncharacterized protein LOC100831442 isoform X3 — translation MMQSRDALQDVTGHQTLRQNHGNTEQVIQISLAVRRNVEAVSGMQMRELMGRIQKIEAEMEERLQSILKEDKLHAQLSAALQELSELIVDAAKRFEGNELDDELNKLQGQSDVIRRVFENSRDKFTKIVEQMKTMKMSLVAMMKQVDKLHEEAQKAEMRAHGLATMVPGMAQAQVAQPGMDPYGRTYNNLPASYQQTQASQSGVAQNPAVSAVVCPYAYPYGYFPPAAYQQATQGWSYAYPVPYAYANPMASHQAVQASGYAYPGSGPVQNATPYYPGYLAGYDQNALHYPSYVAPRHPYPMTVNGTPTTDATNMEGNAGFPAGQVQTSGRAGTGIGHAPIPPSESSNKRQRGSSDVM, via the exons ATGATGCAATCCAGGGATGCACTGCAGGACGTTACAGGCCATCAGACATTGAGGCAGAATCATGGTAATACTGAGCAAGTGATACAAATTTCTCTAGCCGTGCGACGTAATGTTGAAGCTGTATCTGGTATGCAAATGAGGGAGCTGATGGGGAGGATCCAAAAAATAGAGGCTGAAATGGAGGAACGGCTGCAAAGTATTCTCAAGGAAGATAAACTCCACGCTCAATTAAGTGCTGCATTGCAAGAGCTGAGTGAACTAATAGTGGACGCAGCCAAAAGGTTTGAAGGCAATGAATTAGATGATGAGCTAAATAAGTTGCAGGGACAATCTGATGTCATACG acGTGTCTTTGAGAACAGTCGAGACAAATTCACCAAGATAGTTGAGCAGATGAAAACAATGAAAATGAGCCTTGTAGCCATGATGAAACAGGTTGACAAGTTACATGAGGAGGCACAAAAAGCTGAAATGAGAGCGCACG GATTGGCAACAATGGTGCCTGGGATGGCACAAGCTCAAGTGGCACAACCAGGCATGGACCCTTACGGAAGGACATACAATAATCTCCCCGCTTCATATCAGCAAACTCAAGCAAGTCAATCTGGGGTGGCACAAAATCCGGCTGTATCTGCTGTAGTTTGCCCTTATGCATACCCATATGGTTATTTCCCTCCAGCCGCATATCAGCAAGCAACTCAAGGTTGGTCTTACGCTTATCCTGTGCCTTATGCATACGCCAATCCCATGGCGTCCCATCAGGCTGTGCAGGCTAGTGGATATGCTTACCCAGGTTCTGGTCCTGTTCAGAATGCCACCCCCTACTATCCTGGTTACCTTgcaggatatgatcaaaatgcCCTGCACTATCCTTCTTATGTTGCACCTCGGCATCCATATCCAATGACAGTGAACGGTACACCTACAACTGATGCTACCAACATGGAAGGTAATGCTGGATTTCCTGCCGGGCAGGTTCAAACAAGCGGCAGAGCTGGTACCGGCATTGGACATGCACCAATTCCTCCTTCCGAAAGTTCAAATAAGCGGCAGAGAGGCAGCTCAGATGTGATGTGA